The sequence CGCTGGCGGTCTTCCCGGTTCCCGTCTTCCCGTAGATGAGGATGTTCGACGGGGTCTCCCCTCGGAGTGCAGCGACGAGAATCGTCGCCATCTTGTTGATCTGGTCGCTCCGGTGGGGGAGTTCGTGTGGCGTGTACGACGGGCGAAGGACTTCCTTGTTCTCGAAGATCGGTTCGCCGCTGAGCAAGTCGTCGAACAGTCCCTGGTTGGATTCGTCGTCGCCGAGATCGGAACTCTCGAACGGAGAAGAAAATCCTGCCGGTCCATCTGACTCGAGCGCGTCGTTACCCAGTGATCGTGAGTTCCTGTCGTCGTCTGACATTCGTCGGTCGTACACCCCCCTATTTCGAGTGGAGATCCAACGCCGCGACGGTGGTTTTACGGAGGTAAATGGGGTAATACGGTCCATCTACGCTCTCATCGCCCCAGCACGGATCCAGTTGATGCAAACGAACCAGAGGAACACATCGATAATAAATTTGTCCCTTCACTCCAGACGAGTTTCACGATTTCCAACGACGATGGACGGGTTGAATTCTGGTAGTTGTCAGCGGTTCAGGCCAGATTACTACCGAGAGATCCTTTACCAGTAGATTCCCACACCAACCAGCTACGACGAGCGCTCCGTCGAGGTAAACCCCTGGTTCGAACGGACGACGAGATCGGTCTCGAAAACGCGCTACAGCAACGCTTCGACTGGAGAAGTCGCTCAAAGGTTTCGTGTCGTTCGGTCGCTGTTGTCGCCCAGCCACGTTCGTGATGGTTGTTCACACTCATCGATCGGTAGCGTTCGAATCACTGACTCCGATGGGTACGCCATCGGAGAGTGGGATTGACCGAAACGACCACGACTGTGAACGCGAGTGGCCGAAACCGTCTGTGAACAGGCGTAATCGGGAACGTGACATCCAAACGCGGAGCGATACCGAGACCGAGTTTCCAGTAATAGATCGGTACACGTGAAGTGAACGACAGCGAGTGAGAGGTGTGGTGACACGCCTACTGGAGCCACTCTAGCCCCCCACCCCTTCGTTTCCACTGGAACCGTCCGAGAGAGGGTCCGGAACCGACGCTTCTAGTCTGAAAGGATTTATGTGGGTGGGTCAGAAACAATATCCGCAGTACTAGCAAATTAACGTTTGTACTAGATGAGGATGGATTTGTTACTAGGCTTAACTAGATTAGCTGCCCGATCTTCTAGAACAGGTTTCTTCTCCGAATATCCTCTCTCTACCCCTTCTACCTGCTGTTTCTGGTATCACCTTCGAGACGAACCGTTCCAGTTCCCGGATCGACTCATTCGATGGGTCCGACGATCGATCGTCTCCAGTTGAAACGAAGGGGTGGGGGTGTTCCGACCACCCCGATCGGATCCCTGATGACTTTCCACTCCTCAAACTCGACCGGACTTTCCTCTCTCCGCAACCGGATTTGCCACTCACTCTCACGCACGTCTGGTCTCACTGCTCATCCTCGCACTCATCTGGTCTCACCGCTCACCCTCACCTTCGATCGCCCGTGCCAATCAGGTATTACCTGGAGTCGTAACTCCACGATGGATACTAACTCTGAAACTCTCAGTTTCGCAGCCGGCCGACCGACTGTTCTTCGCGGTCAGCCCCGAGAAGTCAGTCGCCGACGAGGAATCAGCCCATCGATATATCCGGCCTTCTGACTATCTCTCCTTTACGGATTGACGAACGAGGTGTCTCAGTAACCTGGACTGAGTAGCCGGACCAGAGAGACCCCACAGGGAAACGTATTTCAAGAGAACGTGGCTACCATGGCAGACTCTCACTTTCTCGCTACACCTTACACCGATCCATCATTTATCACCCCAAGGACTTTAACGTAGGCTTAAGTGAATTCAGTGTAGTACTACTCGCAGACACACCCCGTGTACTGGAGGCCCGACAATGGGACTGTTCACAGAACTCAAAGATAGTATCTCCCGGGCGACGGACCGCCTGTTCTCCGAGCAGGAGCCGAAACGCATCGGGATCTACGGCCCGCCGAACGCTGGAAAGACGACCCTCGCGAACCGGATCGCTCGAGACTGGACTGGTGACGCCATCGGTACGGAGAGTCACATCCCGCACGAGACGCGACGCGCGCGCAGGAAAGAAAACGTAGAGATCGAACGCAACGGCAAGTCGGTGACGATCGACATCGTCGACACGCCCGGCGTGACGACGAAAGTCGATTACGAGGAGTTTACCGACGAGATGGAAGAAGACGACGCCATCCGCCGCTCTCGAGAGGCGACCGAAGGCGTCGCCGAAGCGATGCACTGGCTTCGCGAGGACGTCGACGGCGTTATCTACGTTCTCGACAGCGCAGAAGACCCGATCACGCAGGTGAACACGATGCTCATCGGGATCATCGAGTCTCGTGACCTTCCCGTGCTCATCTTCGCGAACAAGATCGATCTGGACGAATCGAGCGTCAAACGGATCGAAGACGCCTTCCCGCAGCACAAGACCGTTCCACTGTCGGCGAAAGAAGGCGACAACATGGACGAAGTGTACGACAACATCGCACAGTACTTCGGGTGATCAGGATGCCCAAAGCAACGAACACCGGCGGCGACGATCCGGACGATGGAATCCAGATCGACCTGATCAGCGGTGAACGAATGTCCGAGATGGCCACGATGGAGAAGATCCGGATGATCCTCGACGGTGTCCACGACGGCAACATCGTGATCCTCGAGGACGGATTGACTCCGGACGAGGAGAGTCGCCTCATCGAGACGACGATGGCCGAGATCAACCCGGACGGCTTCAACGGGATCGAGATCGAGACCTATCCGAAGTCGGACACCAAAGACTCGTCGCTCCTCGGACGGATCATGGGGAACGACGAATCCGAGGCGAAACTGACCGTGATCGGGCCGGCAAACCGTATCGAGACACTCCACAAGGACGAAACGCTCATCAGCGCCCTCGTGTCTCGAAGCTGACCAGAGGCTGACACTAATGCCACACGAATGTACGACCTGCGGCCGGACGTTCCCCGACGGATCGAAGGAGATGCTGTCGGGCTGTCCGGACTGTGGTGGGAACAAGTTCCAGTTTTCTCCCTCGAGAGACCTCTCGAGTGGATCCTCGGGGTCGACCGATAGCGCGGGGTCAGGAACAGCAACAGGATCGGGTTCGGCTTCAGGACCAGCATCAACAGCAGCGTCCGATTCAGGGACACAATCGCCAGCGTCCGGTTCGGGGTCACGGTCGCAACCGAACGCAGGGGTGGAGTCGGGATCACAGTCGGACGCCGATTCGGGCGGGGAGTCGACCCCTGCCGCGTCAGACCGATCGGCTCGAGCGGCGGCGAAACGAACGGGTGCTCGAGCGACCGAGACGGTCCGTGAGTGGGTCAGCAGAAAGGCCGACGAAAACACCGACGCTGCAGCGGAACCGACGGGGAGTTCGACCGACGACGGTGCCAACCAGTCGGGGGCCACCTCGGAGCGAACACTCGACACGAGTGACTTTCCGGAGTGGCCGGATTCGGCCCGCCGACCCGAAGATCGGACCACGGCACGATCCGAGACCGGGTCTGGCCGGGCCGGTGGGCGGGAGGTCGACGCATCTGACTCTGACCCTGGCCGTGCAAGTGGATCGTCACGAACGCCGGTCGCCGACAGTGAGAACACTGCCCAGGCCGATGCCCGGACAGGTGTCGTCTCCGAGAACGACATTCCCTCCGGGACTGTCGAGGGCGAGACGACTCGAGCCCGGCGCGAGGATCCTCACGGGGCAAGGCAGGAGCCGCCTCGAGAACGGGATGCCCGTGGCGACGCTGGATCGCCCACCGATTCCCCGGCTGGTTCCGAACGGGGCGCAGACGAGAACGTCGATCCGGCGGATGGTCGGGTCGTCAGCGAACCGTCCGGTGATCGTCCGTCGATCGAGCAACTGCGCGAGGAGCTCAACGAACAGTTCGAGAGCATCAAGATCGTCCGACCCGGCGAGTACGAACTCAACCTGATGGAGCTGTACAACCGCGAGGAGTACATCATCTCCCTGCAGGAAGACGGTCGGTACGTCATCGAGGTTCCGGACGCCTGGCGAGACGGCGACCAGTAGGTTGCCGTTCGAACGACTGGTGTTGAAAGTCTCTGTCCTGCTGTCTTTCGATTTCCAGTCGAAATAAGGGGGTTGAGATGGCGTGAGGCTGCCCGTCGGTTGCCGAGAAACGGGCCGATCGAACTCCGTCGTCTGTCCCTGATCCGAATCGGCGCAGACAGACGGAGACAGATGGATTTAAGCGACGCCGGGGCCAGCGTCCGAACATGAGCACTGCAACGAAGATCGTTCTCGCGACGGTCGGCGTCTCGGCACTGCTGTCGATTCTGCTGGTCGTCCAGGGCGTATTCGCCTGAACCGGGGTCATTCGTGTCCGCACCCTCGATGTTCGAGCCACGCGCGTGTCAGAGCGTAGTCGAACCGATCAAAGCCGATCACGCGCCAGCTGCGCTCGTCTTCGACACCGCTCGCGACTTCGAGACGGTACCACCGGCCACAGCCGAGGAACTGGGGTTCGCCGTCGACGCACTCGAGCCGGCGACCTATCCCGCTGACTGGCTTCCCGATGACTCGCCGGCGGTTCTCTCACAGTACGCGAGCTCGACGTTCACCATTGGGATGCCGGGCGACGGGAGCGTCGTCTGGACGCGCCAGACCGACCCGCCGGTCGTCCTGGTCAAGCCGCGACTCGAGGGCTCTCCCGAGTCGTTCGTGAACTTTCTCCTCGCCGAGGCGTTCGTCGAACTCGGACTCGAGGTTCCCGAACACTTCCTCGGGTTCTTCGAGGATTCGTACCGCGACCTCGACCGGGCGATCGACGCCGATCCGACGAGCACCTACCAGATCGCAGCGGCGCTGTACGACGGCTGGGTCGGCCTCCAGACGCAGGACGTCTTCGCCGAGTGGCACGAAACGCATCCCGAACTGGCGGACGCGTGGCAAGACGCCGGTGACAGACTCGAGGGTCGGGTCGCCGGGCTTCCGCGGGCGGTCGCTCGTGGCGAGACCGACGTCGCGGACGCGACGGAACTGGCGTGTGCGGCGATCAAGCACGCTATCGAGCTACCGGCACCCTTCGGCGCGCTCGACACGGCGGCCTACCGGGATCACGGCGCCGAGTACGCGGTTCGGTGGGCCGAGAAGACCTTCGACGCGATGGCCGACTGACGCGTTCGCGGGAGATCGAGGAGTGGATTTCGAGGCCGACCGTCGAGTTCTTCGGTCAGCCGACGCTCGACGTTCCGATCCGGTCTCGGCTATCCACCGCCCTCGAGGCTCGCGACTCGAATTTCGAACGTGTTCCCGGGCGTGATACGAATGCCAGTGGTTGGGGTGTTGAACTGCACCGAGGTTTCGATTGACGATTCGGTGAACAGGTCGTCGAGTGCCTCGGGGTCGACCGCGTCGAAGAGGTCGCAGTCGTCTTTCTCGAGGTCGGCGTCAGTTGCCGTTTCGATCGCGCTGAGTACGGCGTCGCTCAGTTCCCGGTCGCGTCGGGGATCGTACCAGATTCGGACCTCGCCTTCTCCGGTGGTGGGTTTCCCACTCGCTTCGGGTTCGACGTCGGTGTCGTCTGGCTGGTCGGTCATGGGGTGGTTCACACACCGTCAGGGTGGATAAAACTATCTCGAGTCGGCTCTGCCCCGAACGGGCCCCAGAGACTAGAACGACGCGTCGACGCTGCCGTCTTCGTCGAGGTCGATCACGCCGTCGAACAGCGATTCGAACGACTCGACGGTCGCCTCGTCGTGGGGGTCTTCCGAGAGGTGAAAGAGACCGATCGCGTCGTACTCCGTGAGTAGCTCGAGGATGCGTTCGACGGCCTCGAGTGCGTCGTCTTCGCCGGCGTAGTAGGCCAGTTCGGTCACGGAGTCGAAGCTCAGCCGGAGCTTGCCGTCGTGGGTCTGGAGAAACCCTTCGATGTGATTGACGATGCCATCCACGTCGTCGGGCGCAGCGACGTAGTGGACGGTATCGCCGGCGCGTCGAGAGTACCCGCGTTCGATGCTGAGGGTGTCGAGGATCTCGGCGCGGTTTTCGTCGACGTCGTAATACTCGAGTTTCTGTCGCACTTCGCGGGCGGTCGTTCGGGTGGAGACGACGAGAAAGTGGTCCGTATCGGTTTTGAGAAAGTCGGTGTCGAAGCGATCCGTTTCACCGGTGCTCGGATGGAGCAAGAGGACGCCGGTCCCACCCGGTACCGTCTCCGGCGCGTCGTCGATCTCGAGCCTGTAGGTCATTGTCTGCTGGACCCAACAACTTCCGGTATCACCTTAAGCGTGCGGATGTCGCTCATCGACGGCTCGTGACAGCCTCTGGGGGCGATTGGAACGTCACGATTCCCGACGGGACGCTCACAGCGAGTGGCACTCCTCGGATACTCGCGTCCGGTCTTGGGTTCGGAGTCGACACTCGAGACTGACCACCGATCCGGAGTCGAACCGATTTTCCCCACGCGGGTCCGTAAATAGGATATGAGCGTACGTGAGGAGTTCGACGAGTGGGCCGCGAGCGGTCGCGACCGCGGGATGGAACAGCGTCACTGGCACACGGCGAAACACGCACTGGCCCGGATGCCGGTCGAGCCGGGCGACGTCGTCCTCGACCTCGGTTGTGGGAGCGGCTACGCCGGTCGCGCCCTTCGGGACACGAAGGAGGCCGGTCGCGTCTACGGCCTCGACGGCGCCCCCGAGATGGCCCGCAACGCCGCTTCCTACACCGACGACCCGAAGGTCGCCTACGTCGTCGGCGACTTCGACGACCTGCCGTTTGCCGACGACTCGATCGATCACGTCTGGTCGATGGAGGCCTTCTACTACGCCGCCGATCCCCACCACACGCTCGAGGAGGTCGCCCGGATTCTCCGTCCCGGCGGCACGTTCTACTGTGCGGTCAACTACTACGAGGAGAACGTCCACTCCCACGAGTGGCAAGAACGGATCTCGATCGAGATGACTCGCTGGGATCGCGAGCAGTACCGGACGGCGTTTCGCGACGCGGGCATCCACGTCGCCGCTCAGGACAACGTGCCCGATCGGGAGACCGAGATTCCCGACGAAAGCGCGTTCCCCACCGAGGACTGGGAGACTCGCGAGGACATGGTCGAGCGGTATCGGGAGTACGGCACGTTGCTGACCGTCGGCGTCGCTCCCTGATCGCCGGTGACTGACCGCTACTTCCGTTAATTTCTCGACCGAACACTATCTGCTGTGCTCACCGATCAGTGCGCGCGTGCGGCCGACTCGAACCCCCCTGTTTCGCCTCGACCTCCCCACACCCGAACCCCCTCATTTCCACTCGAGTGTCACCCCCGTCTGGCGATTTCTCACGCGATTCTCGAGGTCGCCCCGTGAGAGCGGGGCCAGTCTCGTTCACTCGAAGCGCTCCCCGGCCGGGATCGCAACCTCGAGCCAGTTGTCTTCCGGTGGGAGTGGACAGTCGAACGTCTCGCTGTAGGCACAGAACGGCGTGTACGCGAGGTTGAAATCGAGGACGATCTCGTCTCCGGTCTCGAGGTCTCGCTCGGGAGCCAGTTCCATGTACCGACCGCCGCTGTAGCTCTGCTGGCCGGTCGTCTTGTCCCGGAACGGAACGAACAGCGGCTGGTCGGCCTGCGCCTCGAGTTCGAACGCCTGCAGTTCGTACTGCCCGTCTTCGAGGTCGGGGTCCTCCCGCTCGAGGTCGAACGCGAGGGTCAGGACGTTCAGGTAGCGCATCTCCCCGCCTGCGGTGGTGTCGAGCAAGACGACCTCCGGTTCGTCGTGGACCGTCACCGTCGCGCGAACCCGGTAAGCCGGGTCGGGGTCGAAGTAGTCTAGCCCGTCGAACTCGTCGCGGTCGTCCGGCGGGATCGGCGACTGCGGGTGCTCGGCGAAGAACTGGCCTTTCTCGTCGCGTTTGGCCTCGAGTTCCGCGCGCCACTGGTCGACGTCGACGTCGAGGCCTGGAACACTCGAGTCGCTCGAGTCGCTGGAATCGCTCATACCTTCCGTACCGGGTGGGGACGGGAGTGGGTTGTGGTTCGGTAGTCGGCTTTCCCGTGGACTCGAGTTCGTCTCGGTCTCCTCGCCCGCGAAGGTTTATCACCGAAGGGGCAGCAAGCCCAGTCCGTCAACGCTTTGGCCGACCCACGATGAGTACTGGAAGAATGACCGACTGGCGCTCGATCTTCGGCCACGCCGATCCCTACGACGAG is a genomic window of Natrarchaeobaculum aegyptiacum containing:
- a CDS encoding HalOD1 output domain-containing protein, with protein sequence MTDQPDDTDVEPEASGKPTTGEGEVRIWYDPRRDRELSDAVLSAIETATDADLEKDDCDLFDAVDPEALDDLFTESSIETSVQFNTPTTGIRITPGNTFEIRVASLEGGG
- a CDS encoding DUF1684 domain-containing protein; the encoded protein is MSDSSDSSDSSVPGLDVDVDQWRAELEAKRDEKGQFFAEHPQSPIPPDDRDEFDGLDYFDPDPAYRVRATVTVHDEPEVVLLDTTAGGEMRYLNVLTLAFDLEREDPDLEDGQYELQAFELEAQADQPLFVPFRDKTTGQQSYSGGRYMELAPERDLETGDEIVLDFNLAYTPFCAYSETFDCPLPPEDNWLEVAIPAGERFE
- a CDS encoding class I SAM-dependent methyltransferase, with amino-acid sequence MSVREEFDEWAASGRDRGMEQRHWHTAKHALARMPVEPGDVVLDLGCGSGYAGRALRDTKEAGRVYGLDGAPEMARNAASYTDDPKVAYVVGDFDDLPFADDSIDHVWSMEAFYYAADPHHTLEEVARILRPGGTFYCAVNYYEENVHSHEWQERISIEMTRWDREQYRTAFRDAGIHVAAQDNVPDRETEIPDESAFPTEDWETREDMVERYREYGTLLTVGVAP
- a CDS encoding Era-like GTP-binding protein, which codes for MGLFTELKDSISRATDRLFSEQEPKRIGIYGPPNAGKTTLANRIARDWTGDAIGTESHIPHETRRARRKENVEIERNGKSVTIDIVDTPGVTTKVDYEEFTDEMEEDDAIRRSREATEGVAEAMHWLREDVDGVIYVLDSAEDPITQVNTMLIGIIESRDLPVLIFANKIDLDESSVKRIEDAFPQHKTVPLSAKEGDNMDEVYDNIAQYFG
- a CDS encoding DUF7089 family protein, with the translated sequence MFEPRACQSVVEPIKADHAPAALVFDTARDFETVPPATAEELGFAVDALEPATYPADWLPDDSPAVLSQYASSTFTIGMPGDGSVVWTRQTDPPVVLVKPRLEGSPESFVNFLLAEAFVELGLEVPEHFLGFFEDSYRDLDRAIDADPTSTYQIAAALYDGWVGLQTQDVFAEWHETHPELADAWQDAGDRLEGRVAGLPRAVARGETDVADATELACAAIKHAIELPAPFGALDTAAYRDHGAEYAVRWAEKTFDAMAD
- a CDS encoding DUF7090 family protein, yielding MTYRLEIDDAPETVPGGTGVLLLHPSTGETDRFDTDFLKTDTDHFLVVSTRTTAREVRQKLEYYDVDENRAEILDTLSIERGYSRRAGDTVHYVAAPDDVDGIVNHIEGFLQTHDGKLRLSFDSVTELAYYAGEDDALEAVERILELLTEYDAIGLFHLSEDPHDEATVESFESLFDGVIDLDEDGSVDASF
- a CDS encoding DUF2073 domain-containing protein, giving the protein MPKATNTGGDDPDDGIQIDLISGERMSEMATMEKIRMILDGVHDGNIVILEDGLTPDEESRLIETTMAEINPDGFNGIEIETYPKSDTKDSSLLGRIMGNDESEAKLTVIGPANRIETLHKDETLISALVSRS
- a CDS encoding OapC/ArvC family zinc-ribbon domain-containing protein; this encodes MPHECTTCGRTFPDGSKEMLSGCPDCGGNKFQFSPSRDLSSGSSGSTDSAGSGTATGSGSASGPASTAASDSGTQSPASGSGSRSQPNAGVESGSQSDADSGGESTPAASDRSARAAAKRTGARATETVREWVSRKADENTDAAAEPTGSSTDDGANQSGATSERTLDTSDFPEWPDSARRPEDRTTARSETGSGRAGGREVDASDSDPGRASGSSRTPVADSENTAQADARTGVVSENDIPSGTVEGETTRARREDPHGARQEPPRERDARGDAGSPTDSPAGSERGADENVDPADGRVVSEPSGDRPSIEQLREELNEQFESIKIVRPGEYELNLMELYNREEYIISLQEDGRYVIEVPDAWRDGDQ